The Heteronotia binoei isolate CCM8104 ecotype False Entrance Well chromosome 6, APGP_CSIRO_Hbin_v1, whole genome shotgun sequence genomic sequence AAACCGGTGTGTGTGTCTGCTCAGTTTTTCAGAAAAGCAGGTCCAAAACTTCAGGTACACTTTTgtttaaactggaaaaaaaatgcaaCCAGTTTTCATGGGGGATGTTTAGTGGCAGGACCAGCACTAAATTTCTAAAACTAGCCCTCACTATTCAATCATGCATATTTCACTATTAAGCTCAGTTGCCAGCTTGGCTTGTTTCGGTGCATCTCGCTGTGGTCTTCAGAATGTGGGATATCTGAAGTTTGCAAGGGTATCAttgcagcctctctggggctgatAGATAAGCATTCCATAGACTACAGAAGATCTCCCATATGGAAGCATCGATTTCAGCCCTTTGAGAAGTTAACATGTTTATCTGCTGCCCCCTAATGTGTGACTGGAAGAAGGCACCCTTCCCTCTACATTAAAATAAAGCAGTTGCTCTGGATCGAGCCTGGATCCATAGAAATCCTGAACATGTGTGGTTCAGTGTCTCTGTGCTCAGGACTAGCTTTATCATGAAGCAGTTGGAGTGGTCAGGAGAttccacaaaggggggggggggctttttctcCAGCCACTGGTATTTTTTGATGAAAGTGTGATGCTCACATCTGCAGTTTCTAGATATATATTTTATTCTTCAGCGGCTATTTCATAAAATACATTTGGGAGTGGATCTTAAATTCACCTTCTGCTTATGCTGTATTTTTGcttgtggaagaggaggaggtggattCTTGCCAACTCTCTCCTTTCACTGAAGCCCCCTACTTCAAGTCCTGTGGTGTTCCAGAAGGTCTGCTGACCCATCAGAGTATAATTTGAGGGCCCTAGAAGACCATCATGGGGGCCAAAGTGTTGTCATTTACACAGCAGAGCTCTCCAGGTGCTGCGGAAGATCCCAGTTATTCCAAATGTGCATAAAAACCTGGAAAAATGATCCAGAGGACACAAATCTTCATTTGGGTGTTTTCATTTGGAAGTTCTTgtgatggaaagaaagcaggaaGCTTTTCATCTCAGGAAGAATTGACAGAATGAAGTTGCTTAAGATACAGTGGGGTGGTCTGAATTTCCACCTGTGTGGCCTCACTGTGGCCAGCATTACCAAAACAGCCCTGTATGATTCTTCTCCTGACATGAGGCTGAAAGGGGAGTAAAAAGCCGAGGAGGGGGTGGCAGCAATGGGAGGGAAAGCCAAAACCACTTTGAGAGAAATgtgtgatcacacaagagatttggcccgacctagccatgcctcccctcaGGTTTTTATGTGAACCATCACATACACACATCTGCTCCTGAGTCTTGCCCATACTAACCTTGTCTTAGAATaagctgggaccagattaaatagttcccggcagggctttttttgtagcgggaactcctttgcatattaagtcacacaaccctgatgtagccagtcctcctggagcctacagtagggcctgtactaagagccctgtaagctcttggaggattggctacatcaggggcatgtggcaagggaattcctgctacaaaaaaagccctggtttccagtagcaaatctctaaaatgcaTGCAGGGTGCATTTCCCGGTTGTCTGAATGGTCAGGGTGTACAATGCGCCAGCCCGCCCACACACAGGAGCAGTCTGACTGTTCCTCTTGTGTGTGTGGCCTGTGCCTTCccaacagcagggcaggggctgtgtgattgctgtgACACACATCaaagagaactggctttttcaaagctgggatactgttgctccaaattcccagtgtgatcctgCCTGCACTTGAAGGGCTACAGGGGATCCCTGCTGGAAATCCCTTGGCAAAAATATCTTCCCTCCTGGCTTCTGAGCAGGGCTTGGTCTCACTTCCCTGCTGGTGGGCTGGTTACACTAGGAGGGCATGAGGGTGGCTGGGCAGACTCCGGTGTGGTGAGGTTACAGTTGAAACCTTCATTCAGCTGCCAGCTTGCTGGTTGGCTCTTGTGTGTTGACCTCTGTCCCATAAGCCCTGcatgcaggggagggcaggataaaaatccaacaAAATAAAAAGTATTTTGCTTACTGAATATGTTCTGCAAATACTACTACTGTTAACATATGTCCCTCTTTACTGTTCTAGGCATTGCAACTCCCACACATGATATTTTATACAATACTCTTGGGATGCTAATTAAAGAACGGAAGATCTACCATACTGGGGAAGGATACTTCATCGTGACCCCAAATACCTATTTTATCTCTAATAATGCTGTGAAGAACAGCAAGAGGGTCCTTTTAGAGGATACTGGCCCTCGGGAGTCGTCCATCACGTACCTTGTAAGCATGGAGGACTCTGTAGAGCTTGTGAAAGAGGATTTCCCTGTTGCCACTCACTGCAAATCCTGTCATTGCTTCCCTGACCATCCTGCAGGGAGTGAACCTCAGCAGCTCCCCAATCATAAACTTCATGGGAAAAGTCAAAAAGGGTCTTGTGAATCTAGATTCTCTGTTCACAATCCAGCCACCGATACGCTTCCTGGCCGCCATTCTTGTGAAACCGCTCGCTCTTCACATTCTgcgaaggaaaaagagaaaggtaAAAAGTTTGGATTGAGCCTTTTCTGGCGCagtgcttctaaaaaagaaaaacccaagaAAGCCTGCTCCTCGTTTTCTGCCCAGTTTCCTCCGGAAGAATGGCCAGTCAGGGATGAAGACAGTTTGGATAATATCCCTCGTGATGTGGAGCATGAAATTATCAAACGCATCAACCCTGGGCTGACAGTAGACAACTTAATCAAGCACACCGCGCTGATGCGGAAgattgaggaagagaagaaataTATCAGTAAAGGAACCTCAACAGAAGTGTTGACCATGAAGCACAGACATTTTCCCAAAGGGTGTGGGAGGAAAAAACATAGCAAGGCTGTAAAGCATCGCAGGAAAGTGCAATCTGGCAAAGAGAAACAGATCAGTAAACCGCCAAGAGGCTTTAAAGCTGATGACCTCACAACAGCTAACAGCAAGCTGGGAAACTGTACAGAACATCCATCCTCCTGTTTGACAAATGAATTTTTGCTTTGTGATAAACAGCAGTGTGAGAATGCAAGAGAGGCTGACCCGTGCTTTGTACACAAGAAGGAAATTACTAATCCATTTCAAAGCATTTTGTGTAGAGGAAATAAATCCACAAAAGGACACAGACGTCAGAAATATGACTATGTAAAATCCACAGTTCCTAGATCAGAGAGGAAGTTTCTACAGCCCCACACTTTGGACTCCACAGAAATGGCAGACTGTAGAACAAAAGAGTGGTTTGCTGTCAACTGCGATGATGAAAAGGACCAAAAGGAACATCTGGCCACAGATTGTTCCAATCACCGTCATGTTTTGGACCACTGTGTTGAACACTCAGATCATTCACAGTACCAAGCTTTACAAACAGGTGGCAAATATGGATCCTTGGGAGAAAGTATAGCTTATAAACATAATACACATCGAGGGGCAAACCCAAAAAGTATGGGGGAGAACCAGGCAACTTCAGAAACTTATACTGTACTCTTGGATGGATCAGAAATGAAGTATCCACAGGCTTCCATTCATGTTCACCAGTGTAGCAAAGCCGGCCAGTGTGACTTAAAGGATTGGGATTTAGGTCAGTTAAAAAGCACATGTTTCCCCAGTGATACAGAGGCTACTCACCCATCAAAGCAGTCTGAAGGTGCTGCCACACAGAGACATAATGGGGATTCAAAGATGGAGCTACAATTAAGCGACACTAGCAAATGGCTTGAGTCTGTGAACCCGCAATGTGAACGATGCTCTTTTGACAAGTCAGTTCCATACCCAAAAGGGGAGGTTGTCGACACTTGTGGTTCACTGGGTCATGATGGTGAAGAGCAACTATGTAAGGAAGCATCTGAGCTGCTGTCCAAACAACCTCAGTGTAGTTCTTCAGACACAGGGAGGCAAAATAACATAGAACGTAATTCTCACTTCTCAGGGCATGAAACAGCTACAGACCTGCTTGATTCTTGGGAGCATGAGGGGAGTGGGTTTTTTAGCATTACTAGATCAAACAGCAGCTCCAAAGAGTATCAGAAAGTCAGCACTGAAGGAGAAAGTTGTGTCTGCCGCCAGATACCTCGGTGTGTTTACAAAAGCGATGAAGAGATTGTGGCTGTTGGTGGACATGGGCGAGCGTCGGATACTGCTGATACTTGTGTGTTTAATTGCTGTGATTTGCATGAGGCAGAGGCCAGAACTTGGCAGGAGTCCATAAATGAAGTGGACAGGAAATTGGCATCATTGGCCCTGCCATCAAAAGGCAGAGAAGTTAAGACGAGCATCATGGAAAAACCACAGACATTTGATGATGTGGTTAGCATGACCAATCAATGTCCCCAGCATGAACAAAGCCACTTGGAAGGGATAGGGAGCCACAGCATAACAGGAGACAGTGGAATTGATTCTCCAAGGTAAGAGCTTATGTTAGTGGTGTTTCCCCCCCTACAGACCCTAGTCATTGTTTAATGTAGCACTAATGATGGCTTCTCCTGTAGCAAAGGCCTGTCGTTGATTTGTACAGGCCGCTCAGGAGTGCATCTTAACCAAAGCACAATCCTGTATTAAGGTAAGAATAAAAAAAGAAtcttgcaggatcagaccagtggttcatttaGCCCAACattctgactcacacagtggccaaccagttgccctggaggactAATAATCAGGACAGGTTTTGCTCTTCCTGGCACTGgttttcagaggtttactgcctctgaatgtggaggttctccatagtcactatggctaatagccactgatagatctttACACATGAagtatatatgaagctgccttacactgaatcagacctctggtccatctaagtcaggactgtcttctcagactggtagcaactctccagtgtctcaggcagagatttttcatatcgcctactgcctggtccttttaaacggaggatgctggggattgaacctgggatctcctgcaTGCCAGGTAGAtactttgccactgagccattgCCCCTTTTCTCCATGTTTCTGTCTAATCTTTTAAGTCCATTTatgtctgtggccatcactagatcctctggcaacaaattccatATTGAGTTTGATTTTCCTCTTGGAATGCTTTGGATCTGGGAGTTCTTAATGGATGTTTACATGATATGCCTGCACTGCTTAACACTCTTTTTGTGAAGGATAAGGACAAAAACATGCCCTGCTGTTACAACTGTGCATCTAAAactagcaaaaaaaaagaaagtcagATACATAATGCTTATGCCTTTTGCACAATGCATTAATGAGTGAGCCTTAGGCTGATGTTGCCTCTCAGATTCTAAATTAGAATGACATAGGGAATCCAGTATGGTATGAAGAACCTAAAAGAGTAAAAGGTAGAGCAGTTCATTAGATCTTTTTGATTCCAATGTGTTTTGCTAAATACTTCATCAGGGATGTAGtaaaaagttaaaacagataCAATAACATTAGTATGTCAGTTATAACCACCATGCAGAGTATTAAttaagaaaatgtttttaaaaaataaaattgcttttaaccttattttaaaaatgacttAAGACACACTCTTAGCATGGTATTGTGGACAGGTGGGAGCAGGGCTATGGTAAATGGGAAGGGTAGGAGGACTGGCATGTCCCACAAGCCACAGAGGTTCAGGCAAGCTGGATGCCCAAGGGCTGCTGTGTACAAGAGCTGCTGGACCTTTTGCACCGTCATGGAGGTGCACTGTCATTTGACCAAGGGTGCCAGAAGCccagccacagggtatagagtTGTCTTGTGGGTTCTCAGGCTCTGGGCTCTTATTGTGGAATCGATTTTGTGAGGCTTTACATAGACTCCTGTTTCATTTGAAACAGAAGAATTTATATGCTACTGTCTGCAAATGAAGCACCTTCAAAAATGAAAATATGCTTGAGTTCACATAATATTCTTCCAGCTGTTGGCATGTTGAGCCAGGTACTCTTTCTTTTGAAGACAGTGATTTTGATTCTAGCTAAGTTTTAGGGAAAGGAATACATGTTAAAAAAATGATTTCTTAATCATTCTTCTCTTTTACCAAATCGTTACTTCCAGAACACAAAGTCTTGCATCTGCTAATTCTGCCATCTTGGAAGGactgaaaaaaagaagaagtttcTTGATGAACTTGGAAGGCATAGAGAAGACGATACAGAGTGGCAGGGCTCTCACACGGAATTCCTTACTTCAGTTGACTCCGGTCATGAACgtttaatttttttccctcttCTTACCAAACTCTTGAGAATTCTTTTGTAAAAATGTGAATATATTTACTGTAAAATCTTTAAAGCTACGAATATGTTTAATTGGCTGAATtcattatattcttcttttaaaatgtatGAAAACTTTGTGATAAGCTTTTGTATTAAAATGGAATCCTTTTAATACTTACTGAGgtaatgtttgttttttttacaatttaaattttattgaatttttttcaTATATAAACAACATGCATACAACaaactcaaaaagaaaaaaagttcagCAAGATACATACTGTAGTTTCTTCAAGACAAACAGAAGAAAACATCTATTATCATTCAATAACCCAGTACTTCCCCAACCCTAAGGCCAAATATTGCCCAGGATTCCAAAAAAGAGTTAGTAAATCATAATATTCAAGTACTTTGGAGGAATTTTACCAAAATCAGTTTCCTTATTATTTACATACTCGAGGAAGGTGAACCATTTTTCAAGAAATCAATCACCTGCTTTGGCATTTTCTTGCAAAGTGATGCTGGTTGCTAGTTTATCTTGGATCAAGATGTCCCAAactttgttaaaccaacaatttaaCTTAGGCACTTTAGCTCTTTTCCAGCAGCTGGCTATAACAATTTTCCCAGCTAGTAGTAAAAGTGCAACCAATTCTTTTTGCAACATAAACAAATTAGAATTAGGTCAAAAGTTTAAATAAAAGAGATTCTGGTGCAAACGGTATTGTAATCCCTGTTATTTTTGTGATTTTTCCCAGTACTTCCATCCAGAATGCTTTGATCTCAGGACACTCCCATCAGCAGTGAATGAAAGTTCCCGTCTGCCCACAACCTTTCCAGCAAGTTGGATTTTCTTTCACTTTGCCCTTATAAAGCCTGTAAGGAGTCACATACCACCTTGCAAAGATCTTGTAGTTCTGTAACTGAAAATAATAagatttggatttaaataaagcTGATAACCAAATTTGTTCCCATTGGTCATCATTAATAGTAATATGACAGTCTTTCTGCCAGGCTATTTGCTGACTGGAGATATTTGACCAAACCGGTAGATTTAAAAGATTATATATAATTGAAATAATCCCCCTTACTGAAGTGCAGCCTTTGTTAATTTTTCCAGAGGGTTAAGCGATCTATTAGCCATAATTATTGGAATTATTTAGTGTAAAGCATGGTGTATTTTAGTATATTGATACCAAAGGATAGAAATTTTAAATTTGTGCTCCAGTTGGAGGAGGGTACTCAATTTACCATTAGTTGTTATATCTGTTAAGTTTGAATATATTATTATTCCTCCACACTTTGAATTGATTAATGTCCTTTCCTAGGGGGAACCAGGACTGACCCAAAAAGGCCATTATAGGTGAGGAGGCTGGAGAGAGAGTGTTTCTCCATTGGTTCCTTATTTGCAAAGTGAATTTAAGAAATGGATTAGACAAAGCATACTCCTTTCTGTCAGTTTTGGTATTCCAAATGAATTCATGTAATAACACCTTAGGTAGATCAGCTTTTTCAATTTGAACCCATGCAGGAGTCATGTAAGGAGATGCGTACAGCACAGTATGTCTCAGTTGGGCTGCCACAAAATATTTGTCAATCAGTGGTATTGCTAACCCACCCATTTTACGAGGTTTCGCTAAAAGTGATAAAGCTTTAAGTGATACTTGCTTTATAGACAACGTTATTAACTGAAATGCCTGCAATTTCTGAAGAATTCCAGATTACATAGCGAGGGGTTCAACAGTAAGGTCAAAtaaaagtggggagagggggcagcccTGCCTGGTACCTCTATGAAGATGCAACTCATCTGATCTAAAGAAATTAGTAGTGATTTGTGTTGAGGGAGAACTGTAAATAGCAAAAATAGATTTCAAAAAACGTGGACCAAAATGCATATATTTTAGTAAggtttttaaataatttactTCGACTTTATCAAACACTTTTTCGGTGTCTAGGGAGAGGATTAATGAAGGAACCTGAGAAGACTTTGCTATGTGGATCGGATTGAGTGACTTACGAATGTTGTCGGTAATGGTACTACCCAGCATGAAACCTGGCTGGTCAGGGTGGATATAATGGGTGATAATCTTTTTCAAATGCTCTGCAAGTAAAGAagaaaaaattttaaaatcatggTTCAAAACCGAAATAGGACGATAGGAAGCGGGATTAAGTTTGTCTTTTCCTTGTTTGGGAATTGCAATCATCCATGATTCTAACCAGCTTGGGGGAAGGCGACCCTCTTCCATTACTGAGTTGCAGATATCCAGTAACGGTGTTAACAAAGatgattttaaatgtttatagAATTCTATAGGGAAGCCATTCTTCCCCGTAGCCTTATTATATTTTATCTTGGAGATAACCGAGCTTAACTCAGTCAAATTAAAAGGTCCTGAGGTAATGTTAAATTGCCGAAATAATGCACTGAACATTCTCCAGGGTGGCCTTTAGACACAAGCAATGCTGGTTTGAACATATTTAGGTCTGAAATGATGGTTTCAAACCCACCAAAAGAAAACCTggcctagtttggtgtagtggttaagtg encodes the following:
- the STOX1 gene encoding storkhead-box protein 1; amino-acid sequence: MPPPPPPPPRRAVQLAPSSLALVLRRRRERDEEEASGAGVFEAFRRANAACHWNAGLVRAVGRVWLQGWLRGGVLLLQGPAAPLQLLRDAWLRRALRPPEGFLIRAVGDVSPVHMNPILQSQFVPLGEVLCCTIADMNAAHMSVTQETLLDQLGKHYPGIATPTHDILYNTLGMLIKERKIYHTGEGYFIVTPNTYFISNNAVKNSKRVLLEDTGPRESSITYLVSMEDSVELVKEDFPVATHCKSCHCFPDHPAGSEPQQLPNHKLHGKSQKGSCESRFSVHNPATDTLPGRHSCETARSSHSAKEKEKGKKFGLSLFWRSASKKEKPKKACSSFSAQFPPEEWPVRDEDSLDNIPRDVEHEIIKRINPGLTVDNLIKHTALMRKIEEEKKYISKGTSTEVLTMKHRHFPKGCGRKKHSKAVKHRRKVQSGKEKQISKPPRGFKADDLTTANSKLGNCTEHPSSCLTNEFLLCDKQQCENAREADPCFVHKKEITNPFQSILCRGNKSTKGHRRQKYDYVKSTVPRSERKFLQPHTLDSTEMADCRTKEWFAVNCDDEKDQKEHLATDCSNHRHVLDHCVEHSDHSQYQALQTGGKYGSLGESIAYKHNTHRGANPKSMGENQATSETYTVLLDGSEMKYPQASIHVHQCSKAGQCDLKDWDLGQLKSTCFPSDTEATHPSKQSEGAATQRHNGDSKMELQLSDTSKWLESVNPQCERCSFDKSVPYPKGEVVDTCGSLGHDGEEQLCKEASELLSKQPQCSSSDTGRQNNIERNSHFSGHETATDLLDSWEHEGSGFFSITRSNSSSKEYQKVSTEGESCVCRQIPRCVYKSDEEIVAVGGHGRASDTADTCVFNCCDLHEAEARTWQESINEVDRKLASLALPSKGREVKTSIMEKPQTFDDVVSMTNQCPQHEQSHLEGIGSHSITGDSGIDSPRTQSLASANSAILEGLKKRRSFLMNLEGIEKTIQSGRALTRNSLLQLTPVMNV